Genomic segment of Malus domestica chromosome 15, GDT2T_hap1:
GGTTTCTAATTGTGGGCATTGTCCCCAGCTTTGTGAGCTTTCCCCATAGAAATTATTGTGGCTCAGATCCATAAATTAAAGATTTGGATATATAGTTACTTTCTTGAGATCTATTTCCTGTCAATTTGTTCCCATTAAGACAAAGTCTCATTACGCTCGTGTAGGTTTTCAAGCTTTTGGGGATTGGACCAATCAAATGGTAATTGACTATTGAAAAGTTTGCGAGTAGTCCACCGTTGCAAATATTTTGGGGGACATAACCAGAAAATTGGTTATTATACAATAATACATCAGTCAAATTCTTGAAGTTCGCTCTCTCTTGGGGGTTGGAGCCAGAGAGTTGTAAGACTTCCAAGTTTGCCAAGTTACCAATTGAGGTAGGAATTGAACCACAAAGTTTATTCACAATTAGACTAAGGATAACAAGGGATTTCAAATTCCATATCTCTTTAGGAATTGAACCACGGAGTTGATTGTCAGACAAATCTAGACTCACAAGAAATTTCAAGTTACCCATCTTTTTAGGCCATAAAGATTATTACAGTAGAGATAGAGAATGGCGGTAAGGTTTGTTAGATCACCTCCGGATGTTGGGATTGAACCATTGAACTTATTCTTGGACAAATCTAGCTCCAAGAGGTTTCAAATTACATATTTCTTtaggaatagaactagaaaGGTGATTGTTGAACAAGTGAATTCGGCAGCTGATTGGGTTGCCTCGTAGAGTTTAAGAAGGATGTGTCTGGAAGTTTGGGTTTCCATGCCCCTATCCGCTCTTGTGCATATCTTATCCACTAATGGTCTTCCCTGTCCTCCTTAGGGAGGCTAAGAGGCATTAGGTTCCCTGGTTTTGGTGACTAGAGTTTCTTCTCCAAGTCTTCTTATCATTTTCTAGGGTCATTTTGTTGAGATTtgagtaatttttttattgatgaacACTTGGTTTTTGAAGGGAGCAAGAAGAATATAGAAGAAgcagctagagagagaaagggaataTTCACAACCGCAACACTCTAACCGTTGCAAAATGATGCTTCTCATTCATATTCATGCTTTTCTTACATTAGTCATCATCACCATTCAAATACATGAGCCCTTGTGATTATGACACTTGGTAGTTACAAGGCATGTGAGCCATTGAAATGAATAACTAATCGAAGACCCTACACTTGGCATATGAGCTCAAGCTATCACAACAGAAAACAGTTACACAAAAGGGCAAACAGAAAATCTACTAAGTAAATCATTTACTAACAAGAAATTAGTAAGCAATTTACTTttcaacactcccttctaaattGCTAATTGATTTAACACCAAGTAGACTTCTTAGGTAGTTGAATCTATCTTTGGGCAAAACCTTTGTAAAGATATCTGCAATCTGTTCTTCACTATTGCAGTAAATTAGATCAACCACACCTTCTTAAATTGCATCTCTAATGAAGTGAAACTTTCTACCAATGTGTTTGGTTCTTTGGTGAAACATAGGGTTCTTTCACATAGCTATTGCACAGTTTATGCATAAGCCTTCCAAGAAACACTATGGAGTTGCTAAAAGAGTCTTAAGGTATATCCAAGGGACAATTGACTTTGGAATTGAGTATGTGATTGGAAAGTCTACTCTATTGATTGGCTACTGTGATAGTGACTGAAGTGGATCTGAGAAGGACATGAAAAGCACCTCAGGGTTTGTTCTTTCATTTGGAAGTGAAGCATTCTTATGGGCTTCAGTTAAACAGCACAATGTGGCACTTTCAACTGCAGAAGCTGAGTATGTTAGTGCAGCTGAAGctctagtggacattccgagttggggtgtgtcaatacggatttagtataattttttttaataattggaacaaattaatttacttcCAAATTaatgcaaatatatatatatatatatatatatcgcaAAAAGGTAAATTTTTGGTATGATATGGATACAATTATTGCAATACAATagcttatatattttatttcactttttctaCAACTTTTAATTTGGAATAAATTTAGGGGTTTGGGGAAATGGCataggtgtaaataaattgcattaGTAGGTCAATAGTGTTCCGATATGGctgcaaattttaaatttgggctTTTATTGGAAGTTTATATGTAGATGAATTTTTATCTAGGAATCATGAATTGTAAGGGCCAAAATTTAAAGCACCCTAAAAAAATGCACATCACGTTTtatgtgctatttttcttctcATTCTCCATACTTTTCCATTACTGCAACAGGTTGAGGTTGAAACCCAGCTCCGGTTAACTGTCATTTATCATTAGTATCACTCACCGATCATGGCCTTTTCCCTCCTTGTATGCCCCTCTACAACCCCAACACTTGCCTCGACGTGATGGATGCTTGAGTTGCTGCGTTGGAAGCATATGTGGCTGCTCTCTCTGATTCCATGGATGCTCGCTTTGCCGCTTATTTGAGCAATTCCGTCGTGAATTAGCTTGCACGGGCGGGGGTGTCAGCTTCTTTTCTGGCGTTGAAGTTCATCCAGCTCAGATCCTCACAGATCTAGCTGATGCTCATGATTTGGAACCCAATCGCACTCCTCATCGTGATTTCTTGGATGCTGGTGGTGGTACGCCACAAGCTCAATGGCAACACTGCATTGATTTTCCTCGTTTTGTTCTCGATGATGATCCCCTTGCTTGGATCTACAAGGCGGATCATTTCTTCAATTATTATCCCATTTCTGAACACCAGAAAGTGGTCATTGTCTCCTTCCATCTAGACGGTGAAGCTTTACGGTGGTTCCGATATGGATAAATTGCTTGCAATCTACTCCTCACTGGAAGGATTCTACCAGAGCTTTCTGCTACGAATTTGGTCCCAATGAGTTTGAGGATTGTGCTAAAGCGTTATTCAAGCTTCACCAGACAGGTACACTCAAAGATTATATACTCGAATTTCAGCGTTTGGCTAATTGTACCACTGATTTGGGCCCTATACTATTGAAAAGTTGTTTCCTAGGGGGTCTTAAGCGTGAACTTAAATATGATGTGAAATTGCCGTCCTACTGATGTTCATGAGGCCATTTCTTTTACTATGCAACTTGATGCTAAGTTCACTGATCTTAGGGTTGGCTATACTAAGATTACTCCCAATTTTAGGTTTCCTACTACATCTTCCCTTACATCCAACCCCTTACCTTATAGACCACCTAACTTGCCTATCAAGCACCTTACCTCTGAAGAAATTCAGGGAGAGAATGTAGTGTTGGTTATGTGATGCAGTGTGTTAACAAATAGTTGCTTATGCTTAATCTGTTAGACACTGAGAAGGATAGTGAAGAACCTATAAGTTAATTACAGCCTGCCCTCCAACAAATGGAACTTAGTGAGTTGCATTCTATGACACTACTGCTAAGTAAACCATTAAGACAATGAAAGTTGAAGGTATAGTTAAGGGTCAACTTGTGAAAATTCTCTTAGATTCTGGTAGCACCCACAATTTTGTGGAATCTAGATTACTGAAAAGGCTTGGTTGGCAATCTTAGACAACCAAACCATTTGAAGTGATGATAGCTGATGGAGGAAGGGTAAAAAGCTATGGTTGCTGCCTTAATACTCCATTAACCCTTGGTGGATATAACTATGAGATAGATCTATTTGCTCTACCTCTAGGAGGTAATGATCTAGTACTCGAGGTCTAATGGCTTTCTTCCATAAGCCATGTCTTCTGGGATTTCCAGCTTATGACTCTTGAATTCTAAGGGTAGTGTCCAATATAAACTCATTCATCTAGATAGTGGTTATCCCCTCATCCAAGAGGTTTCTTTGCACCAACTTGATAAAGAAATCAATAACTCCAATCTAGGGCTCTTTTTATACTCCATGGAGGCCAAGAAGTTAGAAACCTGTTATTTCAATCTTACTCAGTTATGTGACTTACATAATATATTGGGAAAATTGGGAGACATTTTTGGCTTGCCTACCAAGTTACCTCCCTCAAGGGATCATGATCACCAAATTCCCTTAATCCCTGGTGCTTAGCCTCCTAACATCATGCCTTATCACTATGGACCACTCCAAAAAATTGAGATTGAGATGGTTGTCAAAGAACTGTTAAATGTAGGTTTCATCAGGCCCAATCACAGTCCATTTTCTTGTCTAGTACTCTtggtcaagaaaaaaaaagggcaccTAAAGGGTTTGCATGGATTATACATAATTGAATTCTATAACCATCAAAGACAAATATCCCATCCCACTCATTGATGATCTTCTGGATGAGCTTTTTGGAGCTCAGTATTTTCCAAACTTGATTTGGGGTCTGGTTACCATCAAATCCTCATGCATCTTGCAAATATTGAACAAACAAGTTTTAGAACACATGAGGGTCACTATGAATTTTGAGTGATGCCCTTTGGGTTATTCAATGCCCTCGCCACTTTTCAAAATCTTATGAATGATATTTTCAAACCTCATATGAGGAAATTCAtccttgtatttttttttttatgacattCTGGTTTATAGCAGGAGACATTACTTTTAGCATTTTACAGAAACATCAGCTTTTTGTCAAGAAGAAAAAATGCGCTTTTGGTCAAAGTAGGATTGAATACTTAGGGCACATTGTTTCCAAAAATGGGGTTTAGGTTGACCCTTCCAAAATCAGGTGTATTGTGGATTAGCCTATTCCTGCTAATGTTAAAGCTTTAAGGAGATTTCTAGGGTTGATAGGGTATTACATAAAGTTTGTCCCAGGTTATGGTAAGATCTCCCAGTCTCTTTACCAACTTACCAAAAAGGGTAACCTTCATTAAACCCCTGAAGCTACAATGTCTTTCAAACCCTTAAGGACATTATGGCATCTCCACAAGTCCTTACACTGCCCAATTTCAGTCTTCCTTTTGTCCTAAAGTGTGATGCTTTTGAAAATGGCATTGGTGATGTGCTCCAGCAGCAAGGCAAACCCATAGCTTTCAACAATGAAGTTCTAGGTCCAAAAATCAAGCTCTATCTACATATGAAAGAGAGCTTATTGCCATAGTACatgtagtgaaaaaaaaaatggcaaaatTACTTACAGGAAAGGCATTTCATTATCAAAACAGACCATAACAATTTAAAGTATTTTCTAGATCAAAGGGCCGAGACTATTCCAACAAAAATAGGTGTCTAAATTGCTAGGTTTTGACTATGAGATCCAATGTAGGAAAGGAACTGAAAATCTAGTAGTTGGTGCCCTATGTAGATTGCAAGAGCCTATTTCACATGATGCAAGTCATTCCACTACCATATATGACAGTATGTGCTTGATGGCTGTGACTTATCCATATTATGGGTGGTTAGATAAGTTGAGAAGACATAATGAATATGATGAGTGGATTCAGGGCAAATTGCAAGAATGATCAAGTATGGATCCTAGCTTGGCTACCAAGACTACTACATCTAAGTTTAAGTTTGACAATTACTTTCTTAGATACAAGTCTAGTATTATGATGAGTCCCATTTCTCCCTAGAAGGCTAAAATCATAGAAGAGCATCATGACACTCCAGTTGCAGGTTATCAAGAAGTACTCAAAACATACCAAAGGATAAAGAAAGGTCAAGTCGTATGTAGCACAATGCAATATCTGTCAACAAAACAAGTATGAGACCATATCCCCTCCAGGATTGATTCAGCATCTACCTATTCCCCAGCATGTTTGGCAGGATATTAGCATGGATTTCATCACAGGGCTGCCCCCTTGTAGAGGAAAAACTGTGATTTTTGTTATGGTTGAAAGGCTTACAAAATATGGCTTTGGCACTTCCATTTATTGCATCCTTGGTAGCTCAAATGTTTGTTGACAATGTTTTGAAGCTTCATGGCATGCCTGCCACCATTGTCATTAACAGAGAATCAATTTCCCTAAGTGTCATCTGGAAGAAGTTCTTCAACTTGCAGGGTTCTAAGCTCTGCATGAGTTCAGGCTACCAGCCTCAAACGGATGGGCAAACTGAGGTGGTTAACAAGTGTGTAGAGACCGATTTGAGATGCTTTGTTGGAATTCAACCTAAAAATGGGTGGAATGGTTGTCGTGGGCATAATGGAGCTATAATACATCTTACCATTCATCTTCAAAATTCGCACCTTCTGAATTGGCTTACAATTATCCTCCTCCCATTATAACTGCTCATGAAGTTGGTACTACTAAATTGGACTCAGTGGAGCATTGCTTGCAAGAAAGGGATAAGAATGCAGGCTAACAAGCACAGAACTGAAAAAGAATTCTATGTGGGGGACTTTGTGTATCTCAGGTTAGTTCCTTATCAATTAcagactttgaattgttactcCTTCCACAAACTACATCCTAAGTTTTATGGCCCTTATAAACTATTGGaaagtgtttgtaccatacttgaccaatcccaaaactactgagcaccggtcaacgttataccgtcaaggacccaaaatagtttccctccaaccaagaggccaatcacagcacgacatgtgtcgacatcagaagccaatcatagcgcgacacgtgtcaacatcagaagccaatcacaacacgacacgtgtcaatgtcagaatgaaactagaaactctcttctataaatagagatcattctctcacaatatttcctaatgtcatttgtactaaatcattcacttgtactcactaaatgagagcttgaacctatgtacttgtgtaaacccttcacaattaatgagaactcctctactccgtggatgtagccaatttgggtgaaccacgtacatcttgtgtttgcttccctatctctatctgtttacatacttatccatactagtgatcggagcaatctagcgaaggtcacaaacttaacactttctgttgtaccaaagtcctcactgattttgtgcatcaacagaaagAATTGGTCATGTGGCTTATAAATTGCAGTTACCTGAGGGCTCTAAAATTCACCTAGACTTTCATGTTAGCTGTCTCAAGAAGCACTTGGGCAATTTGGTTCAACCAGTTGCGGTGTTACCAAATGTCACATGGGAGGATTTAGTTCAAGTGCAGCCTCACTCAGTGCTAGCTCGGAGGATTTACAAGAAAGGACAAGCTACATGAGTGCAACTGCTTATGCATTAGGTTGGTCAAGGTGCTGAGGAAGCAACTTGGGAAGATTTCGACGAATTTCAAAATCAAGTTTCCAGAGTTTCAGTTGTGAATCTTGAGGACAAGGTTGTCATAAGGGAAATTAACTTGGCTGCTGAACAATTTAGCAGCCAAGTCTTGTTCATCATAAGGGGGAGTAATGATAGGATCCTTTATTTAGTGACTTACTTAATCACTaagaaaaatagtttttttaatgtaatttgTTATTTTGTCATTTATGGAGTCTGTTGGACTGGAATGCCTTGTTGGCACTTCCGGGTCCAGTCCCTTTAGATGGAGCAATAGCTCTCTCACTTTACCAACGgttatatgaaaaatatatattttttttaaaatacacAGCAAGTTTTCTGTGCTCTTCTTCTCCATTCTCCATATTCCTCCATTACTGCAACAGGATGAGGTCGAAACCCAGCTCCGGTTAACTGGTATCTATCAGAGGTTAGATTCTTCTGGGTTTGATTTTGAAATCAGGCTTTCCATTTGAAGAAAGCGTCTGCTTCAGTAAAATTAGCAGAATCGAAAGCAACATTTTGCGCGGAAATAAGCTTGGCATACAAGATAATGCAGGCTAGAGAGCAAATTTGATCAAAGTTGAAGATGCCATTCGTTTTGTTTTGGTGAGAAAATGTAGTTCAGGTGGCTAAATTTATAATGCAATCTTCTGTTACTGCTCTGTTTCGATGTTGAATTCACACAGTGCACCGCAAGCTTCAGAGCTAAAGACTTCTGACTATAGAGATGTCTCCTTTTCTTTCTAATCATTAAAACTCCATCCATTTGATCAACGGTGCATTTTGTCGTTGAAAcgaaacaaaaataatttgatAGGCAAGCCGTAACCACCTTGCAAATATCTGATGGCACACAAAGAAGTAAAGAACTTACAAAATTACAAGACCAATGGAATTCCTAAGTACCATTACTTACGATGATTTGAAATTTCATAAGAAATTTCGTGCATGGTAGGCCTAAACTCTGGATTTGCATTTAAGCATACAACCGCTAGCTTTAGGATAGTAAGAACTTCATCCAGAATTTTACCAGTCGGATGCGCAAGGCGATAATCCAACAAATCCGGCAACATTTTGTCTGTCCTGATTGCAGATGACAACAAAGACTCCACTAGAATGCTAGGGTACTTTCCTTTAATCACTTCCAGTGATAACACCCCAAAGCTGTACACGTCGCATTTCTCTGTCACCTTCATTGTGTAAGCAAGTTCTGCGACAAAgggtaaacattttttttaggaGAGATGTTGCATGAAATCGACACTTTAACAACACAACATGTTTAAATTGTATAGTAAGAAAAAATTTGTGGACTATTATATACTATGTATTACCTGGTGCTACGTATCCAATTGTGCCTGCAACCGCAGTCCAGTTAGATGAGTTATAATCTAGAACCTTAGCAGTGCCGAAGTCAGAAATCCGAACTTCATATTCATCATCTAGCAACATGTTCTTGCTGGATATGTCTCGATGAACAATTGGTGGAGACACGTCAGAGTGCATATAGGATAAACCATGAGCCACACCTTTAATGATATTCACCCTCTTACTCCAGTCCAACTTCTTAGCTTCCTCATCATTGGCCAATATTGAAAACAAGCTACCCCTTTCAAGGTACTCGTATATCAAAAATGAGTGCCGCGAATGTTGACAGAAACCATAAAGCTTAACAATGTTCCGATGGCGTATCTCAGTTAATGCCCTTACCTCGTTTAGAAACTCTTTTCGATTGCTCCACTCACCACCATCACAAGGGCTGTGGAGTTTCTTTACTGCTACCAAGTCATCCGAGGGCAGCATTGCTGTGTAAACACTTCCAGCTGAGCCTCTCCCAATGCAATATTTAGCATCAAAATCCTCAgttgcttttatgatttcttcatACAATATTTTTCCATCAAATATCGATATTGCGAGCAATTCGAACTCTTTGGGTTGAATGTCACTTTGTTCGTTTTGTTggaatttcctttttcttctcaaagTGATATAGATTCCATAGAAAGCAATTATAAATACCCCAAAAGCAGGAAGCATGATCAAGAAGCACACAAAACCAATTTTAGAGTTAGGCTTCTTTTTTCTAGGACTATTTTTGCAGGGCTGCAGACCTGTAACATTCCCACACAAACCTTTGTTCCCTTGCAATGCCTCTACTGGAGCCTCCTGAAATGCTTTGTTGCTTGGAATCGGACCCCATAATTGATTGTATGATACGTCGACAAACTCCAAGCCACGAAGTTCCTCAAAAGCACGTGGAACAACACCAGAGAGGTTATTGTGAGAGAGATTTAGTGTCACCAAGCTTTCTAAATCACTAAATTCAGTTGGTATCCCTTCAGCAAGCGAGTTATGACTCAAATCTAGTACGGACAGCTGCATTAACCTCCCTAACTGAGTCGGAATTTCATAGCTCAACTTGTTGGCGCTCAAATTCATGTGGTGCATTTTCACAAAGTTCCCTATGCTGCTTGGAATTGACTGGCTCAAGTTGTTAGTGGACAGGTCAAGATACTCAAGATCAGTCAGTGATCCAAGTTCTTGTGGTATACCGCCCGAAAGTTGATTTTCATTGAGTATAAGCTTCACCAAAGAAGTAAGCCTTCCAAGTTCCATAGGGATCTTCCCAACTAAATGATTTGAAGAAAGATTAAGCAAATGTAGTTGAGTCAAGTTTCCAATCTCAGCGGGTATGAAACCAGTAATATTATTCCCTGCAATCTCAAGATTTTTTAGCCGCAGAGACCTACCCCATTTATGTGAAAGTTCACCATAAAATCTGTTGTTGCTTAGATTTATGTAATCCAAGTTCGGATAAACACCAAAATCTTCAGATATGTTTCCAGTGAGCTGGTTTCCATCAAGGCGGAATCTGTACAAGGTTGTGCAGTTCCTCAAGCTCTTGGGGATTCGACCTGTGAGACGGTTGCCATTTGCAGTGAAATTCATAAGCAGTCCACCCCGGCAAAGGCCCTCTGGCAAACGACCGGTGAAATTGTTTCTGGCAAGCCTCAGAACAGCCAAGTTCATGAGATTTGATATCACTTGGGGAATGGAACCTGAGAGGCGGTTGTCTCGTAGTTGTACAACTTGTAATCTGCTCAAATTCGCGATCGACATGGGAAGAGGACCACTGAGTCTATTCTCCATGAGATTTAGAACAACAAGAGACTTAAGCTGGTCTATTTCTTGAGGGACTGAGCCATTTAACTTGTTTTTATTTAGGTACAGGTTCTCGAGATTTTCTAGGAAACAGATTTCTGGTGGAATTTTACCCGACAACTTATTATCCGAGAGATCAAGATATATGAGTTTCGAGAGGGAGCTGATTTGAGGTGGGATGGAATCAAAGAGCTTATTCTTGCTGAAATCAAGGTATACAAGATTAGGGAAGGAGACAAACGGAAATTCTTGTAGCCTACCTTGTAAACCGGAGTTGGTAAGGTTTATCTTGCTGACACTTCCTGCAGGGTTACATGAAATCCCAGTCCACATATTACATGGGTTTTCATTAGCTTTTTGATTTCTTGAAGAATTGGTGGCGTTGCTGGGAAGGTAAGTCCATGAGCTTAGATTTTGGAGCTGGGTTTGGTTTTGAATGCTGGCTTTCCATTTGAGAAGAGCCTCTGCTTCATCATTAGAACTAGCAGAAGCGAACGCAACGTAGTTTGGTGACAAAAGCAGCAGAACATACAAGATAAGGCAATAAGCAAGAGAGCATACCTTATCACCAGTTGGACTTCTCATGGCTTTTATTTGAGCATACAGTGTTTATTCAGggcttgaaggatttatttgcAATGCCATTAGATGTTATTCTGCCATCCTGCTTATTTCAAGATGGTGTGCTGAAGACTTTGAAAATACTTCAGTCAAACACTCAAAAGTCTTTGGGAATGTTTGTCTCTTTCCACAAATTGTTCTTCCATTGCGAcctttgaattttcttgttgAATTACATGAAAATAATAGGCATTTGGTCCAAGTGAGGGTCCATTCCAAGTGACGGTGAAAACCCTCTATTCATGAAGGAAGTTAAGGCTccacaaaaaaatcaattagcaGTGGAGAGAGTAACCCGACTCCTTATAAACCCTTGCAATGTTTCTTAATATTCCAATCACATCCTCACAATCTGTTTGACATTGTGGCACAGGGTACCGGATGGTCGCCATCATTGAGCACCTCTCGCAGGACAAGGCGTATTCACACCTAGAAATCTTGCAGAAGTCGGTacataaaacaaaaaagaaaagggaagaagTCTTAACCTTCTCACCGTGGCCTACAAACTCACAAGCCGCAAGCATATAAACTCAGATTTTTCTCTCTAGTTGCTACATACGTACTTGCTATCcgcttttaatttttctttttttggtgcTAACTAACCCGTTTTTTTATTCAAGCGATAATCTACACTAAATTAATATAAACTAAAGGAATCGAACTTTGGtgcaaaaccaaaagaaaaaattactcAAGCCAACTTGACTACTTGAAATAGTAAGGTTATATATCTAAATTTACATGAcattagaaaaacaaaaagaaaaacgaaaacAAATTATACCAAGTCTGCACCAGAATTatagtatatacatatataccaCAGTTAATATGGAGATTAGCCAAGTTAAAATCCTCTCTAAATTCCTCACCTACTACAAAAATTCAGCGCTCTACCTGTCCCTTCTCTATATCGGAGATTTCGAGTGATATAATCTGAGAAATGTCGTACATTGTCGGCCTAAACCGAGGATTTTCATGTAAGCATGCAACTGCTAGCTTAAAGACAGTAGTAAGTTCAACCAGAACTATATCTGTGGGTGGTGCAATGCGATCATCTAACAAATCCCCGAGCATTTTGCCTTCCCTGAGTACTGGTGATAACAATGACCCCATTAGATTACTCGGGTGCTTTCCTTGAATCACTTCAAGTGCCAACACGCCAAAGCTGTAGACGTCACATTTCTCAGTTACCTTCAATGTGTATGCAAACTCTGCCAAAAAGGTATAAGTAGAACAAAATTTAGATGTCAGACAGTTTTCCTTTAGAGATCTGCCCAAGAGCATATAAAAGGAAATGATCTTATGTCTAATAATATGGCATGTTCTGCGTCAGATTATCTATTGATCCGGTGAATTTTTCTCCGAATATGCAGTTCAGATACAGTTTAACAACGTACGTAATGTAATGGAAAACCAACAAGAAATTACCTGGTGCTACATATCCAAACGTGCCTGCAACTGCAGTCCAGTTAGAAGAGTTAATCTCGAGTAGTTTAGCAGTGCCAAAGTCGGAAATGCAAGCCTCATATTCATCGTCCAGCAAAATGTTCTTGCTGGATATGTCTCTATGAACAATAGGCGGGGACACATCAGAGTGCATGTAGGATAATCCATGTGCCACGCCTTTAATGATATTCAGCCGTTTACTCCAATCCAATTTCTTAGCCTCCTCATCATTGTCCAAGATTGAAAACAAGCTACCCCTTTCAAGGTACTCGTAAACCAAAAACGAATGTTGTGAATGTGAGCAGAAACCATAAAGCTTGACAATGTTCCGATGGCGTATCTCAGTTAATGTCTTTACCTCATTTAGAAGCTCTTTCCGAGTGCTCCATTCACCATCAGAT
This window contains:
- the LOC139191963 gene encoding uncharacterized protein, whose protein sequence is MALALPFIASLVAQMFVDNVLKLHGMPATIVINRESISLSVIWKKFFNLQGSKLCMSSGYQPQTDGQTEWSIACKKGIRMQANKHRTEKEFYVGDFVYLSKFSVLFFSILHIPPLLQQDEVETQLRLTGIYQRLDSSGFDFEIRLSI
- the LOC103443502 gene encoding MDIS1-interacting receptor like kinase 2-like encodes the protein MRSPTGDKVCSLAYCLILYVLLLLSPNYVAFASASSNDEAEALLKWKASIQNQTQLQNLSSWTYLPSNATNSSRNQKANENPCNMWTGISCNPAGSVSKINLTNSGLQGRLQEFPFVSFPNLVYLDFSKNKLFDSIPPQISSLSKLIYLDLSDNKLSGKIPPEICFLENLENLYLNKNKLNGSVPQEIDQLKSLVVLNLMENRLSGPLPMSIANLSRLQVVQLRDNRLSGSIPQVISNLMNLAVLRLARNNFTGRLPEGLCRGGLLMNFTANGNRLTGRIPKSLRNCTTLYRFRLDGNQLTGNISEDFGVYPNLDYINLSNNRFYGELSHKWGRSLRLKNLEIAGNNITGFIPAEIGNLTQLHLLNLSSNHLVGKIPMELGRLTSLVKLILNENQLSGGIPQELGSLTDLEYLDLSTNNLSQSIPSSIGNFVKMHHMNLSANKLSYEIPTQLGRLMQLSVLDLSHNSLAEGIPTEFSDLESLVTLNLSHNNLSGVVPRAFEELRGLEFVDVSYNQLWGPIPSNKAFQEAPVEALQGNKGLCGNVTGLQPCKNSPRKKKPNSKIGFVCFLIMLPAFGVFIIAFYGIYITLRRKRKFQQNEQSDIQPKEFELLAISIFDGKILYEEIIKATEDFDAKYCIGRGSAGSVYTAMLPSDDLVAVKKLHSPCDGGEWSNRKEFLNEVRALTEIRHRNIVKLYGFCQHSRHSFLIYEYLERGSLFSILANDEEAKKLDWSKRVNIIKGVAHGLSYMHSDVSPPIVHRDISSKNMLLDDEYEVRISDFGTAKVLDYNSSNWTAVAGTIGYVAPELAYTMKVTEKCDVYSFGVLSLEVIKGKYPSILVESLLSSAIRTDKMLPDLLDYRLAHPTGKILDEVLTILKLAVVCLNANPEFRPTMHEISYEISNHRK